The following proteins come from a genomic window of Pirellulales bacterium:
- a CDS encoding MFS transporter, producing MSEAASKRPWWHELNRYHWFVLVVAALGWLFDTMDQQLFALARTPAMQELLSTASPGGRVPAAKSVVDAAAANATAVFLIGWATGGIAFGILGDRIGRARTMLLTILVYSVCTGFSALSSGYYDFLAWRFLTGLGVGGEFAVGVSLVAEVMPARARPYALGLLQALSAVGNISAALINIGLGYLDKSGQLGEFSAWRVMFVIGTVPALLALVIRRRLKEPEAWQTSVGKHQDRGNLGELFGPQWQRRAVGGVFLASAGVIGLWGIGFFSFDLLRSVFTKQLEAQGIDPVQAKGQVSIMVGVTSIMQNLGGFLGIYAFTYLTGVMGRRPAFALSFVAATGATALVFSSINDFYWDVFWMIPLMGFCQLALFGGYAIYFPELFPTRLRSTGTSFCYNVGRFVAAVGPFVFGTLTSSVFADKAEPARWAGVTMCSVFLLGLLVLPLLPETKDRPLPE from the coding sequence ATGAGCGAAGCGGCATCGAAGCGACCTTGGTGGCACGAGCTGAACCGCTATCACTGGTTCGTACTGGTCGTTGCCGCGCTCGGCTGGCTGTTCGACACGATGGACCAGCAGTTGTTCGCCCTGGCCCGCACGCCGGCGATGCAAGAGCTCCTTTCGACCGCTTCGCCGGGTGGGCGCGTGCCGGCGGCCAAATCCGTGGTGGATGCCGCAGCGGCCAATGCCACGGCAGTGTTTCTGATCGGGTGGGCCACCGGCGGTATCGCGTTCGGCATTCTCGGGGACCGCATCGGCCGCGCCCGGACGATGTTGTTGACCATCCTTGTCTACTCGGTCTGTACAGGATTCAGCGCGCTATCGAGCGGCTATTACGACTTCTTGGCGTGGCGGTTTCTGACCGGGCTCGGTGTCGGCGGCGAATTCGCTGTCGGTGTGTCGCTCGTGGCCGAGGTGATGCCTGCCCGCGCGCGGCCTTACGCCTTGGGCTTGCTCCAGGCCCTGTCGGCTGTCGGCAATATCTCCGCGGCGCTCATCAATATTGGGCTGGGCTACCTCGACAAGAGCGGGCAATTAGGTGAATTTTCGGCCTGGCGCGTGATGTTCGTAATTGGCACGGTGCCGGCCCTCCTGGCGCTCGTCATCCGCCGGCGACTCAAAGAGCCCGAGGCCTGGCAAACGTCCGTGGGTAAACACCAAGATCGTGGCAACCTGGGAGAACTGTTTGGCCCCCAATGGCAGCGACGCGCCGTGGGGGGCGTGTTCTTGGCGTCGGCGGGCGTGATCGGGTTGTGGGGTATCGGGTTCTTTAGTTTTGACCTGCTGCGCAGCGTGTTTACCAAGCAGCTCGAGGCTCAGGGCATTGATCCCGTGCAGGCCAAGGGGCAGGTGTCGATCATGGTCGGCGTGACATCCATCATGCAGAACCTCGGCGGGTTCCTGGGGATCTATGCGTTTACCTACCTGACCGGAGTGATGGGGCGGCGCCCCGCGTTTGCGTTGTCGTTTGTCGCCGCCACGGGCGCCACGGCGCTGGTGTTCAGCTCGATCAATGATTTCTATTGGGACGTGTTCTGGATGATCCCGTTGATGGGCTTCTGCCAGTTGGCGCTCTTCGGCGGCTACGCGATTTACTTTCCCGAGCTGTTTCCCACGCGGCTGCGCAGCACGGGCACGTCGTTCTGCTACAACGTGGGCCGCTTCGTGGCGGCCGTGGGTCCCTTTGTGTTCGGCACGCTGACCAGTAGCGTGTTTGCCGACAAGGCCGAGCCGGCGCGCTGGGCCGGCGTGACGATGTGCTCGGTGTTCCTGCTCGGGCTGCTCGTGCTGCCGCTGTTGCCCGAGACCAAGGACCGGCCGCTGCCGGAATGA
- a CDS encoding haloalkane dehalogenase yields MTLLRTPDERFASLPGFPYAPHYVELGGRRMHYVDEGPRAGEVVLCLHGEPTWSYLYRKMIPILAERHRVVAPDFFGFGRSDKYAAREDYTFQMHFDSLVEFLERLDLRGVTLVCQDWGGLIGLPVAMHHPNRFARLVIMNTGVPTGEEPATPAFLQWQEFARRTPDLPIAFLMQRTFQTGDDTDPAVLAAYEAPYPDASYKAGAAQFPLLVPTSTDNPATPTMKETRRRLAEWRKPCLVMFGDSDPITGPGYKWFRKLVPTAADEPEALIEKAGHFLQEDQGEELARQIDLFIARRPVPA; encoded by the coding sequence ATGACCCTGTTGCGCACACCTGACGAGCGTTTTGCCAGCTTGCCGGGATTTCCATACGCTCCGCACTACGTCGAGCTCGGCGGCCGGCGGATGCACTACGTCGACGAGGGCCCCCGCGCTGGCGAGGTGGTGCTCTGCCTGCACGGCGAGCCGACCTGGTCGTATCTCTATCGCAAGATGATCCCGATTCTGGCCGAGCGCCATCGGGTCGTCGCGCCGGATTTCTTCGGCTTCGGCCGTTCGGACAAATATGCCGCGCGCGAAGACTACACGTTTCAGATGCACTTCGACAGCCTGGTCGAGTTCCTCGAACGACTCGACCTGCGCGGCGTCACGCTGGTGTGCCAGGATTGGGGTGGCTTGATCGGCCTGCCCGTGGCCATGCACCACCCCAACCGTTTCGCGCGGTTGGTGATCATGAACACTGGCGTGCCCACCGGCGAAGAGCCCGCGACTCCAGCCTTCTTGCAGTGGCAGGAATTTGCCCGGCGGACTCCCGATCTGCCGATCGCCTTCCTGATGCAGCGGACGTTTCAGACCGGCGACGACACCGACCCGGCCGTCCTAGCGGCATACGAGGCCCCGTACCCCGATGCCAGCTACAAGGCCGGCGCGGCGCAGTTCCCGCTGTTGGTGCCCACTTCGACCGACAACCCCGCCACGCCCACGATGAAAGAAACCCGCCGCCGGCTGGCCGAGTGGCGCAAACCCTGTTTGGTGATGTTCGGCGACAGCGATCCGATCACGGGCCCCGGCTACAAGTGGTTTCGCAAGCTGGTTCCAACCGCGGCCGACGAACCCGAGGCCCTGATCGAAAAGGCCGGTCATTTTCTGCAAGAGGATCAAGGCGAAGAGCTGGCCCGGCAGATCGACTTGTTTATTGCTCGCCGCCCGGTACCGGCATAG
- a CDS encoding ThuA domain-containing protein, with amino-acid sequence MWRPQLIALVTVLGLASYTRAEPIKAVLIDGQNNHDWRATSPLLKRWLEETGLFTVDVATSPAPGEDMSRFDVDFGRYAVVVSNYNGEAWPERMRQGLINYVRGGGGLVIVHAANNAFGDWPEWNELIGLGGWGGRDEKSGPYVYFQDDQVVRDPQPGGGGSHGAQHPFEVVVRDPQHPITAGMPRAWLHAQDELYDRLRGPAGNMTILATAYSNPAQGGSGRHEPMIWTVTQGRGRVFHTPMGHADYSLRCVGFITTYQRGTQWAATGQVTIPIPPDFPTAERASSRE; translated from the coding sequence ATGTGGCGCCCACAGCTCATCGCGCTGGTCACGGTTCTCGGGCTGGCCTCGTACACCCGGGCCGAGCCGATCAAGGCCGTGTTGATCGACGGCCAGAACAACCACGACTGGCGCGCCACCTCGCCGTTGCTCAAACGCTGGCTCGAAGAGACGGGCCTGTTCACCGTCGATGTGGCCACTTCGCCCGCGCCTGGCGAAGACATGAGCCGGTTCGACGTCGATTTCGGCCGCTACGCGGTCGTCGTGTCGAACTACAACGGTGAAGCCTGGCCCGAGCGGATGCGACAGGGCCTGATCAACTACGTGCGCGGCGGAGGCGGCCTGGTCATCGTGCATGCCGCAAACAATGCCTTCGGCGATTGGCCCGAGTGGAACGAGTTGATCGGGCTCGGCGGCTGGGGGGGACGCGACGAGAAGTCGGGACCCTACGTTTATTTCCAGGACGACCAGGTCGTGCGCGATCCGCAACCGGGCGGCGGCGGCAGCCACGGGGCCCAGCACCCGTTCGAAGTCGTCGTACGGGACCCACAGCATCCGATCACGGCCGGCATGCCGCGCGCCTGGCTGCACGCGCAGGACGAGCTCTACGATCGGCTCCGCGGACCGGCAGGCAACATGACGATTCTGGCGACCGCCTACTCCAATCCGGCTCAGGGCGGATCAGGGCGCCACGAGCCGATGATCTGGACGGTCACCCAGGGGCGCGGCCGCGTGTTTCACACGCCGATGGGGCATGCCGACTACTCGTTGCGCTGCGTGGGCTTCATCACGACCTATCAGCGCGGCACCCAGTGGGCAGCGACCGGACAGGTGACGATCCCGATCCCGCCCGATTTTCCCACGGCCGAGCGCGCCAGCTCGCGGGAGTGA
- a CDS encoding MMPL family transporter: MKRTFYSRFALPILVLVAFLSPLILGGARRALMTNHNDVKEWLPAGYQETVDFNWFLKHFAGQQFVMISWEGCTIDDTRLDTFVKKLTHVEPGEVKICQEVITGKALLDRLQSDPTRLEAAEAFKRLEGLLIGPDHKQTCAVITLTEAARKLLNEPASPLKPLTEIKRIAIEECAVPAATIHMGGPPVDNVALDEAGQQSLFRLAGLAGVIGLAVSWWCLRSPRLVIMVFMAGLMSAAASLAIVWYTGHSVNAITLTMPSLVYVAAISAAIHLANFYRETVYEEGVEGAPTRALSHAALPLSLATGTTAAGLVTLAYSELVPIQQFGVFSAAGVVAATLILVLYLPSTLELFPLRPKRGGDDKPVDDVKNPLDYGFWKKAAEWVIGHPYQAGLGSLVVMGACAWGTTAIQTSVQLMRLFPPGAKIIHDYAWLEKNLGPLVPMEVVLRFPKDCELDAVGRLQLIDLVQRRVEGIDVVGNAMSAVTFAPNLGKQQETAKGIVAASKEKFGLGGRSQTVLRRKTLNKRLESNRQQFIDNDYLSVEEEDETDLWRISARVAALEDVDYGLFVGQLRDRVDPILAEYNGTVGNDPKKQVTAVYTGLVPLVYKAQRSLLEGLIFGFVTDVALVVVVLMIAVRDWSAGLIMLFPAIFPCAVVFGLMGWTGTIVDIGTVMTPAVALGVTIDDVVHFMLRHRSALAEGATRKEAIMSAYRGCAQAMYQSWGVIGLGLSVFALSPFTPTQRFGMMMITLLSAALVGNLVLLPAILASPVGALFGRGLVKRLQRERQALVKAEGTAHDGADSPAKKVTTRPVSSVHTAHESIERHVRF; this comes from the coding sequence ATGAAGCGCACGTTCTACAGCCGGTTCGCCCTGCCGATTCTGGTGCTCGTCGCTTTTCTCTCGCCGCTCATCTTGGGCGGCGCGCGGCGCGCCCTGATGACCAATCACAACGACGTCAAGGAATGGTTGCCGGCAGGCTACCAGGAAACCGTCGATTTTAATTGGTTCCTCAAGCACTTCGCCGGCCAGCAGTTCGTGATGATCTCCTGGGAAGGCTGCACGATCGACGACACCCGGCTCGACACGTTCGTCAAGAAGCTGACGCACGTCGAGCCCGGCGAGGTCAAAATCTGCCAGGAAGTGATCACCGGCAAAGCGCTGCTCGATCGCCTGCAATCCGACCCGACGCGGCTCGAAGCCGCCGAGGCGTTCAAGCGGCTCGAAGGCCTGCTGATCGGCCCCGACCACAAGCAGACTTGCGCGGTGATCACGCTGACCGAAGCGGCCCGCAAGTTGCTCAACGAGCCTGCGTCCCCGCTCAAACCGCTGACCGAAATCAAGCGGATCGCGATCGAAGAGTGCGCCGTGCCGGCGGCGACGATCCACATGGGCGGTCCGCCGGTTGATAATGTCGCGCTCGACGAAGCCGGGCAGCAGAGCCTGTTCCGCCTGGCAGGCCTGGCCGGCGTGATCGGCCTGGCCGTCTCCTGGTGGTGCCTGCGCAGCCCGCGTCTGGTGATCATGGTGTTCATGGCCGGCCTGATGTCGGCCGCGGCCAGCCTGGCGATCGTCTGGTACACGGGCCATTCGGTCAACGCGATCACGCTCACCATGCCGTCGCTGGTCTATGTGGCCGCGATCTCGGCCGCAATTCACCTGGCCAACTTCTACCGCGAGACGGTTTACGAAGAGGGCGTCGAGGGCGCACCGACCAGGGCCCTGTCGCATGCCGCGCTGCCGCTGTCCTTGGCGACCGGCACCACGGCCGCGGGCCTGGTGACCTTGGCCTACAGCGAACTGGTGCCGATTCAACAGTTCGGCGTCTTTTCGGCGGCCGGCGTGGTCGCTGCGACGTTGATTCTGGTGTTGTATCTCCCCTCGACCCTCGAGCTGTTCCCACTACGTCCGAAGCGCGGCGGCGACGACAAGCCCGTCGATGACGTCAAGAACCCGCTCGATTATGGGTTTTGGAAAAAGGCCGCCGAATGGGTCATCGGCCATCCGTATCAGGCCGGCCTCGGCTCGCTCGTGGTGATGGGGGCCTGCGCCTGGGGCACGACCGCGATTCAAACCTCGGTGCAGCTGATGCGGCTGTTCCCACCGGGGGCCAAGATCATTCACGACTATGCCTGGCTCGAAAAGAACCTCGGCCCGCTGGTGCCCATGGAAGTGGTGCTGCGGTTCCCGAAAGACTGTGAACTCGACGCGGTGGGCCGGCTGCAGTTGATCGACCTGGTGCAGCGGCGCGTCGAAGGAATCGACGTGGTTGGCAACGCCATGTCGGCCGTCACGTTTGCCCCCAACCTGGGCAAGCAGCAAGAAACGGCCAAGGGCATCGTGGCGGCCTCGAAGGAAAAGTTCGGGCTCGGCGGCCGCAGCCAGACCGTCTTGCGGCGCAAGACGCTCAACAAGCGCCTCGAGTCGAACCGCCAGCAGTTTATCGACAACGATTACCTCTCGGTCGAGGAAGAGGACGAAACAGACCTGTGGCGCATCAGCGCCCGCGTCGCCGCGCTCGAAGACGTCGATTACGGCCTGTTCGTAGGCCAGTTGCGCGACCGGGTTGACCCGATCCTGGCCGAATACAACGGCACCGTGGGCAACGACCCGAAGAAACAGGTCACGGCCGTCTACACGGGCCTGGTACCACTAGTCTACAAGGCGCAGCGCTCGCTACTCGAAGGCCTGATCTTCGGCTTCGTGACCGACGTGGCCCTCGTGGTGGTCGTGCTGATGATCGCCGTCCGTGACTGGTCGGCCGGCCTGATCATGCTCTTCCCGGCCATCTTCCCTTGCGCGGTCGTGTTTGGCCTGATGGGCTGGACCGGCACGATTGTCGATATCGGTACCGTCATGACGCCGGCCGTCGCCCTTGGCGTGACGATTGACGACGTCGTCCACTTCATGCTGCGCCACCGTTCGGCCCTGGCCGAAGGGGCCACGCGGAAGGAGGCCATCATGTCGGCCTACCGCGGCTGTGCACAGGCCATGTATCAAAGCTGGGGGGTCATCGGCCTGGGGCTGTCGGTCTTCGCCCTGAGCCCGTTCACGCCCACTCAGCGATTCGGGATGATGATGATCACGCTCCTGTCCGCGGCCCTGGTCGGCAACCTGGTGCTGCTGCCGGCCATCCTGGCCAGTCCGGTCGGGGCCTTGTTCGGCCGGGGCCTGGTCAAGAGGCTCCAACGTGAGCGACAGGCCCTGGTCAAAGCCGAGGGGACAGCACACGACGGCGCCGATTCGCCGGCCAAGAAAGTGACCACTCGGCCGGTTTCTTCGGTCCATACGGCGCACGAATCCATCGAGCGCCACGTGCGGTTTTAG
- a CDS encoding PEP-CTERM sorting domain-containing protein: protein MFTHLRDPHACAARRCCGWLFFSLLLLTGLTDDSRGDDRLWKNAVSGSFGDVNRWTLGLVAGNTDRAVFAVDGTYNVNFLIGRVNNQLLVGKNDVTFNLATNTYSLTGATEGVVVGGTSNGALLNISNGTLRAFDLIVGRDANLGGTVNVLNTAVLEMLDDATVGDQSVGQVAVASGEFSVVDNLVIGNQSGAAGSSVTVEGSDSTLNVGGTTTVGKAGAASLSVSNFAEAITHGVVFGQNDGVSGQGTADAVPTWTNTGNFVVGESGDGTVEIKNATALSTDKLFIAALAGSTGEMTVTGTDTSVTVANDLVVGGSGVGPGGMGHLIINSGAEVSRTSVGAAGTFADGKITLNGGSFASGGTVVNFGTIEGIGTIQSENGFANDGLLSPGLSPGTLHVVGNYAQTTDGTLKIEIGGYNPGVNFDLLSILRGSVELGGALQVSLFGGFVPVLGDEFAFLLSSEPNSVSGEFDTKSFPALPDGLAWDVIYNPEDVRLKIVPIPEPSSLVLGALGAIGLAVLFRRRYK, encoded by the coding sequence ATGTTTACGCATTTGCGAGATCCGCACGCTTGCGCAGCTCGACGCTGCTGCGGTTGGTTGTTCTTCAGTCTGTTGTTGTTGACCGGTCTGACCGACGATTCCCGCGGCGATGACCGCCTGTGGAAGAACGCTGTCTCAGGCAGCTTCGGCGATGTGAATCGCTGGACGCTGGGCCTGGTCGCCGGAAACACGGACCGGGCCGTCTTCGCGGTGGACGGTACGTACAACGTCAATTTCCTGATCGGCCGCGTGAACAACCAACTACTCGTCGGCAAGAACGACGTAACGTTCAATCTGGCGACGAACACGTACAGCCTCACGGGCGCCACCGAAGGAGTCGTCGTTGGCGGCACCTCCAACGGTGCGCTACTCAACATCAGCAATGGCACCTTGCGGGCGTTCGACCTGATCGTCGGCCGCGACGCGAACCTGGGTGGCACGGTCAACGTGCTCAATACGGCCGTCTTGGAAATGCTCGATGACGCTACGGTGGGCGACCAATCGGTCGGGCAGGTCGCGGTGGCCAGCGGCGAGTTTTCCGTCGTCGACAACCTGGTCATCGGCAACCAATCTGGCGCTGCAGGCAGCTCGGTGACCGTCGAGGGCAGCGACAGCACGCTCAACGTGGGCGGCACGACGACGGTCGGCAAGGCCGGCGCTGCTTCGCTCAGTGTGAGCAATTTTGCCGAGGCCATCACCCACGGCGTCGTGTTTGGCCAGAACGACGGTGTCAGCGGTCAAGGCACGGCCGACGCGGTGCCCACCTGGACGAATACCGGCAACTTCGTCGTCGGCGAAAGCGGCGATGGTACGGTCGAAATCAAGAACGCGACCGCACTCAGCACCGATAAACTGTTCATCGCCGCGCTCGCCGGCTCGACGGGCGAAATGACGGTGACCGGAACCGACACCAGCGTGACGGTCGCCAACGACCTGGTCGTCGGCGGCTCGGGCGTTGGTCCCGGAGGCATGGGTCACCTGATCATCAACAGCGGCGCCGAGGTGTCGCGCACGTCGGTCGGCGCGGCCGGCACCTTTGCCGACGGCAAGATCACGCTCAACGGCGGCAGCTTTGCCAGCGGCGGAACCGTGGTCAATTTCGGGACCATCGAAGGCATCGGTACGATCCAGAGCGAGAATGGGTTTGCCAACGACGGCCTGCTTTCGCCCGGCTTGTCGCCCGGCACGCTGCACGTCGTGGGCAACTATGCTCAAACGACGGACGGCACCCTCAAGATTGAGATCGGCGGCTACAACCCTGGCGTGAACTTCGACCTGCTTTCGATCTTGCGCGGCAGCGTCGAACTGGGCGGAGCCCTCCAAGTATCACTGTTCGGCGGGTTTGTACCCGTCCTGGGCGACGAGTTCGCCTTCCTGCTCTCGAGCGAACCGAACAGCGTCAGCGGCGAATTCGACACGAAGAGCTTCCCAGCCTTGCCCGATGGCCTGGCCTGGGACGTGATCTACAACCCCGAAGACGTGCGGTTGAAGATCGTGCCGATTCCCGAGCCATCGAGCCTGGTTCTCGGCGCGCTGGGAGCCATCGGTTTGGCAGTCTTGTTCCGGCGGCGGTATAAGTAG